CTGCCTAATGATGGGACAAGTAAAGGCAATTGCCATGCCCAGGCTTTTTTCCTGATATGAGAAATGACACTGCTGGAAAGAAGTCTCTATCCCTGGCTGAGGAAGGGGACATCAGTGATTCCTTCTGCcagtttcacagcaggttcccccggagccccagggacacctgaagggagcccagagggggaagaaaaggtgatgccttgggctggtcctctgctgctgagatCAGCcggctcctgggatggagggagctcctggcaactgggcagtgctggcagaggGACAACTCTGCCAAAGAGCAGCTTCTCTGCAAAGCGCagagggctgagggcactgcctgcaggcaccgaaGGGAGGGAAGCGAGGCAGAGAGAAGTTAAAGGCAGTGTGGAGTAGGATGATACTGAGAGCTGACTGGGGGAGAAACGTAACCACAGAACTAGCTGAAGCTAGCAGATGcaagcagaatgaagaagaaaagtatcAAGGACACAATTCCAAGAGAATGAGGAAACTTCAGAAGGCGGCCAGCCCAgagaccaagaaaaacaagacgAAATCAAGAGACCATCGACCAGAATTAAATGATTGGACTTGGGGATTGGGTGATGGGTGGGACGTTCCGGGAAATCTGTCTGTAAATGTATAATTGGGGTGTGCGATCTGCCGTAGGTGTCCCTCCTTGGAGGCACCCAGCTTGAGGTGCTCCGCATGTCGGATAAATAAACCACTCATTTACTCAGCGGATTGGAGACTCGTCTTCTGGGAGCAGGAACCTAGGGCCGAGCACTGTTGAGGTGGCACCTGCATAATTCCTACCATGGCCTAGGTGGTGGCTGCATAATTCCTAAAACAACAAGCCAGGTGCCTGTTTCTGCCCTGTCACCTGCTCAGGCACATGTGGCATCACAAGAAGCTGCAGAagccagctgcctgctcctgccctaaGAGCTACAGAGCCaccagtgacatcacaagcacctgcacaagccaGGTGTTCATTCATACCCAAACAGCTACTTAGCCACCAGTGACATCAGAGGCAGCTCTACAAGCCAGGTGCCTGCTTCTGCCCTATGGCTACTCAGGCGCCtgtgacatcacaagcacctgcacaggCCAGGAGCTTGTTCCTGCCATATGAACTTCTCAGGCACTTGTGACATCATAAGCAGTTGCACATAGAAGGTTCCTGCTCCAGGCCTATCACCTGCTCAGGCACACGTGACATCACAGGCACATGAACAAGCCAAGTGCCTCCTTCCACCCTATCACGTACTCATCCACCTGTGACATCACAAACAGATGCACaagccaggagcctgctcctgccctgtaACTACTCAAATACATATGACATCACATGAGCCTGCACAAGCCCGGGGCCTGCTCCAATTCTAACAGCTACTCAGCCACCAGTGACctcacaagcacctgcacagcAGAAGGGGGATTTGTCCTCACTTCCAACACCCTGGAGTTTTCCCCTCCATCTCGGTCTCCCATCTCCCCATGCTCTCCTTGCTCCCAGGCACCTTTCTCACCCACTCCACGACCTCCCAATGCCTCTGTCTCTCTTTGTGTTTGTGTGGCAGATGTTACCTTGGAAGCACTGTCCCAGCCGCCTCACCCGCATCTCCTTCTCGTCCTCCTCTGCTGTCACCATGCCTGCACCAGCTGTCTGATGCACTTTTGGACCTCATGGGCTCTCTTGTCCTGCCTCCCTTCTGATGTTAAATCCTGTTCCTGCAAGAGAAGTGACAACCAGTCAGTACCCCATCTGTCACATCTTACCTGCCTCTTCCTGAGCTGGACGGCTGGTGGGAACCAGCAGTCCCAGAAGTCCCAGAaccccagcagtgcctgaagTCTTCTGGGGCAGGCGCAGCTCTGGGTGTGCTTGGTGTGTAGCGTGcttcctgaaggaaaacagcaacGCTCAGAGTAACCCCTGGGCAACGTCCTGCTGGGAAGAGCCGATTTGAAGGCAGGTTGGCAGCAGACCCCGAGGCCGTGCCGGGGGTGGGCTTCTTCCAGCAGGATTTGGGAAAGCCTGTTCCCAGCTGTGAGCGCCAGGCCAAGGGCACTGGGCAGAAACAGCCCCCACCCCCGAGGgccccagcccccagctggTCTGTCCCCAAACCAATAACACTTCAAAATAGGCTCTCCCTCTAACTGAGTTATGTTCAGTTATAAGAGAAGAAACTGTACGCTTCCAGATTAAGTAGTCCAAGACTGTTAGAGGGCAATTTCGGTCATTACCACCAATCTGAAACCCCTCCAAAGCATCATTCACTGAGCACCCACACTTTAGTCCTTTTGCAGCAAGGCCTCTGTGACCGAGCACATCTACATGGATATCTCTGCCTGACAGGAGATGACCGGCCCAAAAAAAATACCTTGTCTTGGCCTCTagtgaaagcaaagaatttagAATAATGATACAAACAAAtttaagagaaagcaggagagcggaagaggcagaaaaggtgATGTGTCTCACCCACTTCTAATTGCAGAAGAAGTTTCAAGGGggggtctttttttctttttttaatcattgcCTAGCACAAGTGAAAAAACACCCACCTGCTGTTTAACGAGAACTGAAACTACAAGAATAAGGCTATCGAGTCTATGTAATTACTCTTCTTGCCAGGTCACAttggactttttttattttaaatctcgGTGGAGAGCTTTAACTTAAAATCACTGAGTTCTGAGATGAGAATAGCAAAACATCCTCTGCAAATCTTTGAAAAGAACAGTACATTGAAGGAAAACGGCTCATATAAACTGCAAATGACACATTTCTGCTGTCAGAGGTTGTGACGCTTTGGAGTATCTTCGCCATCTTCATCTTCGTACTCTTCACTTTCTTCTGATGACATTCTAACTACCGTACCTCAAGAGAGCATTAAACTGTTCAAGTACTTTTGCAAATCATATAAAATCCAAGATGCCTACACAGATGCCTGTAGGTTTTGCTGGTACCATCACGTTAACAACACAATCGGTCCTGCCAAACCTACAACCTGCAAAACCTGAAGGCAATCAGcacacagacacatacacaTCGATCTTGCTCTGTCCTTGCCAAAACTGCTGGTGACCTGTCATCAGCCTCAGTGACTAACAGCAGGCAAGACTCTCTCATCTGGCTTCGCTCTGATGCAGCTCCTAGGAAACCGTTAATATGTTAGAACGGTATGACTAAGCATGGTAATCTCGCTCCAAGTCCTAGCTCTGCCATGTGTAACCGACCTGCTCATTAAAGCAGATTAAATTTTATTCCTTGGAAAGCACcacttttttttacctttttttttctgttcacaaaAAGAGTGGCATTCTTTCCGAATGCAAGGCCACTCACATGCGGTATACAGACAGCCCATGGAAAACTGAGAAATGAGTCTGTGATCACTTCCATCCCCATTCCTTGGCACGCCAACGCTCCTATCGCACTCCTGTCCTTGCCAGTGGTCAAAGTAACGCAGTCTGCGCAACATGTACAAGATGCTGACTTTGCCAGGTATTGCCCAAATCATCTCTTATTCGAGATCTGATCAGCTCAACTACTTCACTTCACACACACAGTTAATACGGCCTTTCATGATTCAGCCTCCTTCCTCGTGTGACTTCCCACTGAGTACCAAGATGACAGCTCTTAGTTATATATCCTGTAAGCAGCTTCCACTAACTGTCCCCTGCTACACACCAACAGGAACAGACAGCACtgtcctctccccttcccatccccaCACTGGGGAGGAGCTGCTCAcacacccctgcagccagccTTGCTGCCTGAAaattcctgctgtgctgctcaaGGCTATGAAAACTGTCACGCTACGGCTGTACCCACATCACTGTTCCTCGTTCCGAGTGACACTGCCCACTTCTGTGTATTCCCACccatctgcagccagctgtTGCCTTCTGTCTTGTAGGCGTTTTGGAAAcgcaccttttttttccctgaatacCTTCTTTGACCTCACTACAGGACAGGCCCAGAGTCCATGACTACAGCTGGTAAAGTCCATAACCATACAGAATTGTGCAGGGATGACGAATAGCCAGTGGTTCAGCTCATTTCAATTGTTGAAGACAAGGCTTTTGGCTAGAACACAGTTGAGAAAATTGAAAACCAGTACTCACCTACACTCCCTCCTTGACTGGCTGCTCTTTCTTCATCagttctttgcatttctttctccctcGGGAGTACACTGCAAGATTTTccttaggaaaagaaacaacaaacaTCAGTCACAAATATGCAGAAAACCGGACATCCTCATACTTGCTGCCTACGCAGTAACATTATCAAGGCCCTGCCTATAcacaaaagattaaattaacGTACCGTTTTCCTACACAGGAAGCAATTATGGATCAACTGAACACAATCATCTGTTGTTACCTATTTTCACAagaagcacatgctgcttcagcttctgtCTTTCAGTCGGTTACCTATAAGAAAATGGAAGCATGCTTTATTGGAAGAGGAAACCCCGAGCTGGAAACTTAGTTGATGGCCCCAGTTGCCTCTCTATGCACATATCCAGTGAATAGCCCAGGAAATGTTACAGAAGCGATGAGCAAAGCAAACCCTGGACACCTCAAGAGACCCCGTAACTACACgagtctgtctttccttttcacccctgaggtCCCAAAGCAccaaggcaggagcaggcagggcaggcgtGCGCTCAGGTCACACcggggaggagagagcaggaacAGCCCTCTGGCACCCAGCATTAGCAACTACAATTTCTGCTCTGAACTGGGGCCTGGTCAATGTGCAAGACAGTACTGAACCAGACATGAAACTGAGGGTGTCAGCTAAGCCCGGGCACCACATCCACTGGACCTTCTCCCATCGCCTCCTCTCGATGAACTGTTTTCCAGTCTCTTCCACCTCATCCCAGCTCAGACACCTGCACTCTGGCTCAGGACTGACTGGGGGCTGGTGACcctcagggcagcagcaggaacagctcTGACCCTGGTTATGGGGTTCTCCCAGGGGCTGAGCACTCGGGCCCAGGGCTGCTGAACTGGGCCACGGCGAGGCCCGTGGGTGCTGAGGTCTCCAGGTCCCCCCACAGGCCCCGCCATGCTGGGAGATACCTGCTCCGGCACCTGCAACACTCCTGAGCCTGGCCTGTGCCTGGGACTAGGCCTGGGCCCGGTCGCAGTGCCAGTCGCGGTTGCAGTCGCAGTTGCAGtcctagccctagccctagtcctggtcctggtcctggtcccggtcccggtcccggtcccggtcctggtcctggtcctggtcccggccccggccccccctcgccccggctgcccccagcccctacCTCACCAGTTTCTCCTCAGGCCCATCTGCCTCTGGCCCCTCTGGCCCCACCCCAGGctggctgtgactgacaggctgCCTCTGGctccgctgattggctcagccgtgGCCAATGGTGCAACTGTTGCCAggtgggcaggggcagcccgagcctctcctcacagagctgCCCCCAGCCACTGCAGCTGgctcctcagccagccgggacactgggcctgAGGAGAGACAGCCTTCAAGAAGTGCCATTGCACCTGGAGCTGTTCTCTCAGCAGTGcaaggtgtgtgcacagctctgctgtccctcggTCCGCTCATGGGGTCTGggcctgctcagggagggagggcagggaaggagggaaggggaggggacatggcaggaggggagggcaggggacaggaggggatCTGCCCTAGATTTGCTATGGATCGGCAAGTCTTTCCCAAAATGCGGGTCTTTCGGCAatgccagccacagccctgggcaggaggagccaCTCGCATCGGCCAGGCCGGCACCTGGCCggagacagggctctgccccccgGTCGCACTGcccatgctgagcccagcacccagggccTTCCTCAGGCCTCACCTTCCGCCAGGGCTGAGGAGGAGAGACGCCCTGTCCTGGTgtggcccagggcatcctcctgcggccagaaggaaggacagagccccatccctctccccacagcGGCTGACCGCTGTCCTTCCCTTCTgtccccagggctccccagtgctggcaggCCCCGCAGGGCTTCAGGGCCAAGCAAATGTCCAGGTGCCAGGGGCTTCGGGATAACTCagcacctttctttttcaactctgtgcctacacttttccttttttccaccttttctttcttccctgcttcaCCCCAGGTCCATGCTCTATTAAAGGTAATTTTGATTTGACTTTCTGCACTGCTCAGGgagtaggtagatacaggaTATAAGTATAGGCTGTTCTATACCTTCAGAGCTGTAGGCTGTAGACGAGATAGATATGGGCCATGGGTAGAGTTCCTGTTTGCtaattgtaatttcttttccGTATGCTAAAACAGGCAAGCAATGGGACAGCAGTGTagtcctcctactgagaagctgggcCCAGTCTAGAATGACAAGAAGCCCACCCTGACTGATAAGGTAGgaagggagacagaaaaggagcacggtCAAGAGAGCTGttaaagtagcagctgaaagctggtCGCTGCTGCATACAaggtgggaaagtgtgggctggagagccggagggctctgctgctaatGCTGGCAACAGgtaagcagcaggtcctcttcagagaaggtgACATGCATTGGACTCTCTCAAAAGGGCCTTTGTACCTCCTGATAACTGGGgccctgtgacagtgatggtaAGGTCgtcagcctgcagctctgcagcagttaaaactaccgctgaaataattctgatggtggatgctgttctgtgtgttttgttttgggtagTCATTTCATTGagctagaattatttctttgcaattagGTGACGGGGATCTTCTTGCcctgatcttctctttctggagtgCGTCCTGACATCCGCTGTCATCCAGAGGTTTCCCCTGTGTGGCCAAGAGGAGCGATGGTTGTGATGTGGACTGCTGTGAGTAATGACTTCAGCACTAGGCTTGGATTTTCTGAATTGCTGAAGAGAGCCAGACatggcaggtgctccatccctgagTTTTGATGTGCTTAAAACATAGAGGGAATATGGGGATGATTtgtcctctgctccctcctcctcttcctgttgcctcttgttgcctcctcgtcttcctctttccttattttgcctCCTGTGTCCTCCtcgtcttcctcctccagttACTTCCTGTTGTGTCtgtgcctcctcttcctcctcctcatcttgctacctgttgcctcctgtaaccgcttcctcctcctcctgttttctcctgttgcctcctcttctttctcctcctcctcttctcccacctcttaccattgcctcctgttgcctcctcctcttcctccttttgcctcctgtggcctcctcttttctcctcttttctcctcctccttctcctcctgttgcctccggtttccttctgtttccttctcctactcttcctcctcctcctcctgttgcctcctcaccctcttccttctgctgtttcctcatgttgaatcctccttctcctcctttgtcCTGTTGTATCCTGTTGCCTTCTCCTGTGGCCTCCTattgcctcctcttcctcctcctcctctttcctcttgttgcttcctcttgcctcctgttgcctcctcctactcctcatcctattttctcctgttgcctcatgtttcttcctcctcctattGCCTCCTCCTCATCGTCACCCTTCTTCTCCTGTAGCCTCcttcctcttgtttcttcttgtgGACTCCTCTACCTTTTGCATCCTGTTGCCTTCTCTTGCCTCCCCtcgcctcctcttctctcctcttcccacctcctctgcttgcctcctgttgcctcttccTCCATCTTTTGTCTCCTGgtcccttcctcttctcttgcgttcttttgcctccttcttATTGTggcctcctcttgcctcctcctCTTGTTGCCACAAGTTGcttcctgttccctcctcctcctcctcctcctcttcctcctcctcttcctcctcatgttggcacctgttgcctcctgtttcctcttcctcccactcctcaTGTTGTCTCCTActgcctcctcttgcctccttttCCTTGTCCTCCTACTGCCTCCACCTGCGTCCTGTTACATCCTCCTCTACcttctccttttgcctcctctttcctcctcctgctccttctcctttgcctcctgtttcctcctcctcctgttgcctcctcttcttcctcgtcctgttccctcctcctccttctgttaCCTATagctgcctcctgttgccttctgttgcttcctcatcctcctcctcctccagttgccTCCTGTTACCTCCTGTTGCctcatcctcttccttcctctgtgtccTCCTTTTGCTACCTATTGCCTCCTGTAACCTCTCCTCctattgcttccttttgcctcctcctcctgttccctccttttgcttcccatttcctgctcctcctcttcttcctcctcttgtttcttcctgttgcctcttttttcctcttcttcctcctcctccttttgcctcctgttgcctcctgtttcctcctcctcccctttctcctattgcctccttttgcctcctcatcctcctgctgtttcctcatgtTGAAACCACCTCTTATTGGCTCgttttgcattcttttgccttctcctcctgtggcctcctgttgcctcctccttctccttctcccttttcctcctgtagcctcctttgcctcctccttctcttccttcctgtgacctcttgtttttccctcctcctcctcctggctgctcatggcttggacagccATACTCTTTACTGGGTAAAAAGCTGCCTGGATGGCCTGGCCCAAAGGCTTGTGGGGAATGGAGTTATCTCCAGTGGatggccggtcacaagtggtgttctccagggctcagtattggggccagttctgtttaatatctttatcagtgatctggatgaggggattgcATGCACCGTCAGTaggtttgcagacgacaccaagttgggcgggagcattgatctgcttgagggtgggaaggctctgcaaagggatctggacaggctggatcgatgggccgaggccaatcgtatgaggttcaacaaggctgagtgccaggtcctgcactcgTGTCACAacgaccccatgcaacgctacaggcttggggaagagtggctggaaagctgcctggtggaagaggacttaggggtgttgatcaacagccagctgattatgagccagcagcgtgcccaggtggccaagaaggccaatgacatcctggcttgtatcagaaacagtggggCCAGCAAGACTAGGGAaatgattgtacctttgtatactcggcactggtgaggccgcacctcgaatactgtgaTTAGCTCTGGGCCACTCGCTCCAAGGCAGGCACTGAGGTGCTAGAGTgagtccaaagaagggcaacgaagctggtgaagggtctggagagcaagttctacgaggagcggctgagggaactgcagTCCTTTAGTCTGAagcaaaggaggctcaggggagaccttatcactctctacaactacctgaaaggaggttgtagccaggtgggtgtcggtctcttttgccaggtaacaagtgataggacgagaggaaacggcctcaagttgtgccaggggaggtttagattgcatgttaggaaaaacttcttcactgaaagggttatcaagcactggaacaggctgcccagggaagtggtacctggaggtatttaaaagaggtgtagatgtggcacttagggacatggcttagtggtggacatGGCAGTGTTTATTTGCCATTagactggatgatcttaaaggtcttctccaacctaaatgattctgtgattctatgattctgtactATCTGAACTGTTGGCAGTACAGAATTAGACAAGTGGACAAACAAAAAGGGTGGAAATGGGGCCAAGCTGACGAGCTGCAAGAACATTACTCTGAGAAAAAGACTTCTTCCTTAGGAAAGttgtcacatttttttcttccagatcatCCCATTTGCTGACCTCTTCCTCAAACAGTTCCACGctgtccagcacagctgcaagacATCCCTTCATTCCTGCATTTCTCATTGATTCCCATTCCCTATTCACCCTCAATACTCAAGACAGCATCATGCAGGCTgcgaggaaaaaaattacctgcatCCCAGCCAGGCCCAGTACAGAAACCCTTCTGTGCCCTCTCACAATTTTTATTCCTATGAGAAACCCATGTAATATAGGACATGTGACTTCCTGGGGAGAAATGTGAAAACGCTCCTGATCTGTGGCTGGCATCTAGCTTTCCTTGCATAACCAAGAAAGTACACACAAGTCTGCACGGTTTCTTCTGCACCTTGGGAAAGGCCTCTCGTGCCTGTGTTTCCAAGGACAACCTCCCAAAAGTGGCACTGCAGAGGTATTCCTCAGCCTTGGTAACTGAGAGCCGCCAGCAGCAATTTCCTCTTACTAACATCAGGCCCAATTTGccctccccaagaaaaaaaaggtagattCAGGGACATCTGGAAAATAAGACACGAAATAGAAAATTCCAGGTGCTCAAATGCACATTCATGCTATTACGTGAGCCCAACAGTCTAAGGCTGCTAGATGAAATGCACAAATCACATCAGTTTTTCCCTCCTTGCATGTTTCTGCCATGCAGACCTCATGAAGGTCTAGCCCTGCAAGCtggacaaccccagctcctGATCAGCCGTATCACGCAACAGCACGTATGCCAGGCGCCAGGAGCCTGTATGATGTCACAGTGCGTCCCCATGATGAGTGAAGGCCTCTTCCCAAGGCCACCTGGCAGCTGacagcacagcctctcctgcccgaTCGCTGCCTGCCCTCACCCTCACTGTGCTCTGCAAccgagagctgcagcagccaacgAGCTCGTCCGCACCCAGTCCGATGGCCAAGGCTGAGAAAGGTGACGCGTCGCTGCTCCTCCCGGGGAGGTTTCACACCGGACCTCTGTCAGAGAAGCCCCTCAACAACTCTCCTGCTCTTGCCATAGGCTTTGTAGCCACCTCCAAGATGGACGGAGCCTGGGTGGGCACCTGGAGACCTCATCGCCCACGCGGCCCCATCATGGCCCAGTTTACCAGCCCAGGACCCAAGTACTCAATCCCCGGGACCACAGGTAAAACCACCATACAAGGGGGGAGCGCCACATCCACTACCTCCAGGGGACAAGTAGCCACTGCCCCGTTCCCCTTTGCTCCAATCCTCCATgttctcagctgcagcaaggacaCAGGCCTGCCAGAGGAAGCTCAGGCTGCTCATGGGAAAGCCCCGGAGAagagctgcctggctctgcaaaGCCCAGAGGTGGCCTTAGCAGCCCCTTAACGCCTGAGTGCACAGGAGGAAGCTTGTTCTGTATCTTTGCCACAAACTTGTTGCTCCCACTtcacccttttcttcttctcttcttctcctcctcctcctcttcctctttttctgcttctcctccttctcttcttctcctccttcatcttctcctcttgtacttcatcttctcttcctgttcttcttctccttctttttcaacttctctgcttcttctccttcactttcttcttctcctcctctgtcatagcagtaaagtttcattttcttttccatcagggCGCTGGGAAAGCAAAACGTCACGGAAGCGATCTTTACGTTTGCTTTAAGTTAACTTAGCAACTGTTGTGGGGGTTACTACTTCATAACAATAGCATTTTGGAGATATGCTGATTAATTGCACAGTGCCTACATTGTTCTTGCTGGAGGTCGTTGTACCATTGTATTGGCCTGCTGGTATCCTCCTTGGAGGAAAAAGTCACACAGGAAGGGACTTTCTTGAGGCCGGCAACTCCGACTCCTCCACTTAGAAACTAGCTTTAAATAGGCAGTTGCAGGCAGGTGTCCtttcacaggcttttcttcCTAGGTTACCTGGCTCACAAtcccagcaaaaccaaagcGCCTGCGTACACGTTTCAAGGGGCCAAACGTCCCGTCGCAGACAGCTGTTCTCCGGGTCCTCGGTACTATGTCCAGCCCTCCATCACCAGGAACGGGAAGTACGTGGCTCCAGCACACCACATGTGCGGACTTCCCAAGATAAAGACCGAGGTCACCCCTGGACCGAGTGAGTACCATTTCTCCAGCACTTCTTTCAGGCAAGACAAGCACGCCTTCCTTTTGCCCTGTGCTACCGGGGTACAAAACCATCAGCTCACGCCCTGAAGGAGCTTCAGAGGtttccagacagaaagcaaacaaggcTGAGACCTCCACCTGACCCTTCCTCTTTGGCTTGAGGAAAAGAGCTCAGCttcactgcttttctccatttctcctctGCCCTAGGCGACTACTCCACCGACAAGGCCAACAAACACCTCTACAAATGCGCGCCGGCACAGTCCATGGCCTTCCGGCACAAGGCTGTCAAAACCGACCAAACTCCAGGTAGGGGAACTTGGGGAAATACACACACTTGCAGCCTGTGTGTCCTCCC
This is a stretch of genomic DNA from Gavia stellata isolate bGavSte3 unplaced genomic scaffold, bGavSte3.hap2 HAP2_SCAFFOLD_34, whole genome shotgun sequence. It encodes these proteins:
- the LOC132320851 gene encoding outer dense fiber protein 3-like — protein: MDGAWVGTWRPHRPRGPIMAQFTSPGPKYSIPGTTGYLAHNPSKTKAPAYTFQGAKRPVADSCSPGPRYYVQPSITRNGKYVAPAHHMCGLPKIKTEVTPGPSDYSTDKANKHLYKCAPAQSMAFRHKAVKTDQTPGPGTYTLPRLVGPNTAYTHASPCYSMKGKSKHNGFAEDLSKTPGPAAFPKVELDVYKKRAPVYTMGTNSRLRGDKTVKPGPADYHPGKVTLIKPQAPAPTFGLRHSLYTIPLIPLI